From the Arvicola amphibius chromosome 2, mArvAmp1.2, whole genome shotgun sequence genome, one window contains:
- the Evx1 gene encoding homeobox even-skipped homolog protein 1, producing the protein MESRKDMVMFLDGGQLGTLVGKRVSNLSEAVSSPLPEPPEKMVPHGCLSPRAGPPSARERGGGGPEEEPVDGLAGGAAGLGAEPRSAGAAVLGPGPPVSSADSLSGQGQPSSSDTESDFYEEIEVSCTPDCATGNAEYQHSKGSGSDALGGSPNSGSEVPKSSGGSGSSGSQGTLACSASDQMRRYRTAFTREQIARLEKEFYRENYVSRPRRCELAAALNLPETTIKVWFQNRRMKDKRQRLAMTWPHPADPAFYTYMMSHAAAAGGLPYPFPSHLPLPYYSPVGLGAASAASAAASPFSGPLRPLDTFRVLSQPYPRPELLCAFRHPPLYPGPAHGLGASAGGPCSCLACHSSPANGLAPRAAAASDFTCASTSRSDSFLTFAPSVLSKASSVSLDQREEVPLTR; encoded by the exons ATGGAGAGCCGAAAGGACATGGTTATGTTTCTGGATGGGGGTCAGCTTGGCACTCTGGTTGGTAAAAGGGTCTCTAATTTGTCCGAAGCCGTGAGCAGCCCACTGCCTGAACCGCCAGAGAAGATGGTGCCCCACGGTTGCCTGAGCCCGCGAGCCGGCCCTCCGTCTGCCCGGGAGCGTGGCGGGGGAGGCCCGGAGGAGGAGCCGGTCGATGGACTAGCAGGCGGTGCTGCAGGGCTGGGCGCCGAGCCACGGTCTGCCGGAGCTGCCGTGCTTGGCCCGGGACCCCCAGTCTCCTCCGCGGACAGCCTTTCTGGCCAAGGGCAACCCAGTAGCTCAGACACCGAATCGGATTTCTATGAAGAAATCGAGGTGAGCTGCACCCCGGACTGCGCCACCGGGAACGCCGAGTACCAGCACAGCAAAG GGTCGGGCTCTGATGCACTTGGCGGCAGTCCTAACAGTGGCAGCGAGGTCCCCAAAAGCAGCGGTGGCAGCGGCAGTAGCGGCTCACAAGGCACCCTGGCCTGCAGTGCCAGTGACCAGATGCGCCGATACCGCACTGCCTTTACCCGGGAGCAGATTGCACGGCTGGAGAAAGAGTTCTACAGGGAGAACTATGTATCAAGGCCGAGGAGATGCGAGTTGGCAGCAGCCCTAAACCTTCCTGAAACTACCATCAAG GTGTGGTTTCAGAACCGACGCATGAAGGACAAGCGTCAGCGGCTGGCCATGACGTGGCCGCACCCGGCCGACCCCGCCTTCTACACGTACATGATGAGCCACGCGGCGGCCGCGGGCGGCCTGCCCTATCCCTTCCCGTCGCACCTGCCCCTGCCCTACTACTCGCCCGTGGGTCTGGGTGCAGCGTCCGCGGCCTCGGCTGCCGCTTCGCCCTTCAGCGGCCCGCTGCGTCCGCTTGACACGTTCCGCGTGCTGTCGCAGCCCTACCCGCGACCCGAACTGCTGTGCGCCTTCCGCCACCCACCGCTCTACCCGGGCCCGGCGCACGGACTGGGCGCCTCGGCCGGAGGCCCCTGCTCCTGCCTTGCCTGCCACAGCAGCCCGGCCAATGGGCTGGCACCTCGGGCCGCTGCAGCCTCGGACTTCACTTGTGCCTCCACCTCCCGCTCGGACTCCTTCCTCACGTTCGCCCCCTCCGTGCTCAGCAAGGCCTCCTCCGTGTCATTGGACCAGAGAGAGGAGGTGCCCCTCACCAGATAA